The sequence below is a genomic window from Sphingobium sp. EP60837.
TGCTTCTGAAGCATCCTGCACCTCACGCTCGATCGCGTCCCAATCGGCCAGCATGGGGTTTCGGAACCGCAGGACTTGTACGCGATCGAGAACCTTGGGCGAAAGCTGGTGGGTGGTGTCGTCCATGTTCACTGCGCCGAATATCCAGACGTTGCCGGGAAGTGTCAGCGAGGTAGGCATGCGAAGCTGGGCCGATAGCGAGCGCCGGAGGCGTGCATGATGGATCAAAACGGATTCATTGTCAGCCAGTCCTCCGAGCCTGTGCAGCTCCGCGTTGGCCTGATCGTGACGAAGGATCTCCTCCAACGTCGCCGTATCTGCCAGGCCGGAACGGCGGCGGGCTTCGGCTTCGACGCCCAGAAAAATGCCCTGCTCCACTACGACATGGCGCTCCTCGTCGGCCGTGTAGAGGTGAATTTCCGGCGATGTGGAGCGACTTTCCAGCAAGCTGAGGAAGTCGGCAAAGTAGTGCTCCACTCGAGCAAGATTCATCTCGTCCAGACAGATGAAGTGCGGCACGTGCGGGCTGCGCGCCGCAGCCTGGAGTGCGAGAAGGAAAGGTGTGGACTGGTAGCTCCGCTCGATCGGATTGTAGTAGCCCAGCAGATCTTCAGGGCCGGTCCAGTTCGGCTTCACCGGAATGACGGTGCATCTCCCGCCGATCACTGTCGCCGCTGCACGCACCAGACTCGTCTTGCCGGACCCAGAGTCTCCTGCCAGCACAATGAGATCTCGCGTGCGAAGCAGCGCCAGGAAATCGCGAAGCTGGGCCTGCGAATAGAGCAATCCGCTATCAGCCAGGCTGCGCTGAAGCAGTGGCGCCAGGCGGGCATAGTCGCCGCCGAGGGCATCCATGAAACTGACGCCAAGGCGCTCGTCCTGCGCAACGGCAATGTCTGGCAGCAGCGCAGCGACGTCGTCGGCATCGGCCAATCCGAGGGCAATCAGACGATTACCCTTTTCCGTGAGCAGATCGGTCAGCCGACGGTAGGTGATTTCCATAAGCTGCTTCTCTTGCTCCATTGTGCTTCTATACATGGCGAACCGCTGTTTCTCGACGCCAAGCCGGACTTGAAGGTCGGCGGCGGCTGTTTCGGCTTCAACGGCATTCTGGCGATGCTTGGCGAGCTCGGCCTCGATTTCTGCTCGAGCGACAAGAGCATCGTCCTGTGCCTGGCGACGCTCAGCATCCAGCCTGCCGAGCGCCTCGACATTGTCGGCGTGGCGGCGAGCAAGTTCTTCGTCCTCCTCCAGGATTGACTTACGAACGTGATTCTCGATCTCATGCCGCGCCAAGCTCGAAATACGTCTCGCCGATTCCGCACCGGATGCAGCGATCTGCCATTCTGCAGGGGCTTCAGCCAACGGTCGCATTGATCCCGACCGGACGTTGAGCAGCCAAGGATTTCGACGCTTGCGCCGCTCAGTCAGCGAGGAAAGCTCAAGTTCCGCGATGGCCCATTGGTTGCCGGCCTCGGCGGCGCGTTGGCCGATTACCTTACGGGAAGGCCCTGGGGGTACGAATGCGGCCGACGCATCGGCCACATCGCGACCTGAAACCCCAGGAAGCGTGGGATACAGCAAGCCCACGCCGCTTTCTGGGTGTTCAATATCATCCAGGAACCAGAGTTCACGGCCATCCGAAAGAATTTTGACCCATACGCGGCCCACGACCCATATGGGTCCCGCATGGTTCAGCCCCCAGGCGCTACGCAACTCATGCAGAAGATCAGCAGGAACTCGTTTAAGGGCTGATTCTAGCGAGGCATCAGGAACACCACTGGTGCCATCAGACCTTCGTGAGACTTGTTGTTCAATCTCGGCACTCAATGCAACTCCGCCTCGCGGCACGTTAGGTTGAAGCAATTGCAGACTCTCAGGATCGTCGAATTCGTTCATGATTAAATCGGGTTAAGGTACGATAAAGATTTTTAAACATCAGCAAACTCTATTCTGCCGCTGCTAGCAGAACTCCCGTGGTTTCCCTGTACCAAACCGAAAGTTTTATCTCCAGACCGCCGTGAAGAGCCTTGAAGGATGCTGGAGTGAACTGCCCGGCAGCAACGCGCCCTTTCAAATCGCTTCAGAATCAATTTGTGGCACCTACGAGCCGACCGTCTGGTTTCCGGTGCTTGCCGGATCGGTCAGCGGCTGAGATGGGCGGAGGGCCTTCTCGAAGAAGATCCGGTGCGTCGCCTCCGCCATGCCCTCGAGGTCGATGATTGTCCGGTCGATGTCGAACAGCTCGGCGGCGCGCTCATAGGCATGCCAGCAGTCGAGTTCTCGCGGAGTCAGCATAATGGTCCGCCTGACATACTCATCATTGGCGGCTGCGATCCGATGTACCTCCTCGTCGCTGAAATCGGCCAGCTTCGAGAAGATCAGGAACACGTCGAACCGATCGGGGGGAAATGCCTTGGCGACGCGCAGCAGGTGCTGGACGTCGTCCTCGGTGATCGGTTTCCGCGTCTTGCACTCACCGATCGCGACCTGGACCCGATAGTCCCGGCCTCGATTAACGAGAAACACGAAGTCCGTCTCACATTTGTGGATTTCGGCTCCATTGGGTTCGAGCGACATTGCGGTCGTCATCGCAAACGAGGTCGGCTCGTGCAGATGGTGGAGTTGCAGCAGGGTCAGCATGACGGGGATCGCGCCCTCCTGATTATCGTTCCGACCGAACAGGCCCGATCGCCGATAGGCCCAGTCCCGATCGCGCAACTGCGGCCCTACATGAAATAGGTTCCCGCAATATTCGCACTTGGCGTTGGTGCGGATATCATCGAGCGACTGCCAGAACTCGAGCTGGCAACTGGGGCAATCGAGCTTGAGGCCGGGCCTGAACACTTCCTTGCGAAGCAGGTGCGCCAGCACCGCATCATTGGTCAGGCGCACGCCGGGCGGGCGCGGCTCTATGTACAAGCTCTCATAGTCGCTGAGAGGATGGTCACTTCCTTCAGCGCGGATTGCCTGCTTTGCGGCACTCGTCGTGAAGCTCCTGTCCGGCGGATAGCGTTCGATCAGATCACGCACGCCGCCGATCCGAAAGACGCGACAGCCATCGACGCCACCCATCTGGCGCACGAGCCGGTTGCATACGAGGCCGGCGGGACTTGGGGCCGCCGAGATTCCGACGCTCTTGAAAATTTCTTCGAACAGCTTTCGCGTCTCGATCGCTCGTATCGTAAGGTCGTGTGCCGATCCGCCGACGACGACGCCGAGCGATCCTGGTTCGGCCCGCGCCTTGTTCCAGTGCACGACGCCGTTGCGACCATAGAATTCGTTCAAGTGCGGCAGGAACGGCGGATGCAGCGTGAAACGCTCGTTGCCGAGCAGACCGATCCCCGGATCGACAGAAACGACATATTGCTGGTCTGAAAGGCCCCCGTCGTCTTTCAGCGGCGAATTCGGGATCATGAAAGCGATCGTCGGCTGCTCTTTTGCATCATCGACCGAAGCGAGCACGCTCTCCGTCCCAAACATCATGATCGGTGCTCGCACATTCAGCCCGTTCCAGATGACAGGATTCACCGACCTGAAAATTTTTTGCTCGCCGAAGCCAGCAAGGTCCAGGGTCTTAGGGTCGTTTCGCGACCATATCGCCATGCCTTGGCGCCAGGCGGGGCCGATCGGTTGAGAGCCGGTCTGTGGAGCAACGCGCCCCAACCACTGGTCTCGCAAATGATCGAGACGCGCCGCTTGCGCCGGGTCGTAGAAGATCAGGGGAATGTCGGTGGCCCGCAGGTTCCAGTAGCTGACGAGATCATCGAAATCCGCGGCATTTCCTATGTAGAAGCCGGGCTGATTGTGGCTCGAGCGCACCGCATAATGCTGCTTCATGGCGAACCTGTTGAAACTGGCAAGGGACATTTGGGCCATCCCGGGAAGCTCGATCGGAATGTCGTGCGCCAATTTGTAGAGCGGTGCCCGGAGATGCTGTTGGATCAATCCGCGATAGTCGTGCGCGCATTCCCCGGTCGGAGGCAAACCGCCGAGGGTCGCAAGCAACATGTCCGCAAGTGGATCTTCATCGCTCCATTGGTGGAGGACGACCAATGCGTCGGCCTGTGGGTTATTCTTGTAATGCTCTTCGAACAGCATCCGCGTGGGCGCCAGAAGATCGGCGAAGGTTGACGTTTTGCCGGTGTGTCCGCGGTCGATCACGAACCTGCGCTGGTAATCAGGCCATGGTAGATGAGCCTGTGACTCGATGAAACCCGTGACGGCTGCGGACTTCGCTGCGGCATGAAGGCAGTCCACTCGGAAAAGGTCGATCAGAGCACGCGCTTCTGTAGGATCGTCGATAGGAATGATCGGATTGAAGCGTCCGCCCCACAACGAAAAGGAACAACGCGCGGAGTAGCGGAATGCAGCTAAATCGCCGCGCTCCACGCACCACCCGATCCTGACTGGCCGATATCGCAGATTTATCGATAGGCTGCCCAAAATCCTGCCCTATTTGAAATTCGTCGCTACGCTCATGCCACGGCAACCGGCGAAAGTCCCAATGCCGGTTCATCGCAGTCTGCTCAAGATGCATGCTTTTATGTGAACGGGCATCTGCTTTCGGCAAGCGACCACGCAGCGATAAAGGCTGCATCCAGTCACTCTCGCTCGAATGGCTAGTTGATCTAAGGTCTAGTTTCCTCGTCGCGCACTAAATGCGGTCTGACCGCAAGCGGCCAGGAGACGCCATAGCTCGACGTGTGAATGTACGGCAACTTCCAGTGATTCCATTCGCACCCGTTTATGGCGGCTATGTTGGCGACAGTGGCTTCGTGAAGATCGGAACCCATTCGCTACTGGAATTTGTCTACTGCAGGTTAGGTCCACCGATCTTCTCTAGGCCCCATTCTTCAGGCGGTTCAAAGATCCGGACGTCAGTCTCGACGGACCGCGCCCGTGCCAGCAGGCCCGGTTTGTTATAGGTCCAGGCCCGGCTCTCGAAACGTTCCTCGCTCAGCGAGGTGATGAGCATCGCGGCTCTTGGGACCCGCTTGGCGATTCGCCGCAGGGTCATGTGGTCCTCATTGCTCATCACTGCCGGCGTGTCCGGATGTGTGTGCCAGTCTCCAAGATAATCAAGATCGCCGGCGCTTGCCGAAAATGCCTTGCCTATTTGCTCCAGTTGCCAAGCATGATCGGGTATGAAGGCGTGCCGCCCATGCATTGCCCGCGGTCCGGGGCCGATGACTCGGGCCACGATCCGATCCTCCCCGTCGTGCCAACCGAGCATAACGCCGCCCGTTTCCAGCGGATGGAATGCAGTGCCCAGTTCAAGAATTCGAAGATTTGCAGTGGCGCTCAGCCAGAGAGTCACGCTACCTCCCGGCCACAACAAACTGGGTGCGCACGGGCATGCCCGACTTCCCAGGTCGGTAAGACCCGCCTCCCGTCCTTGAAGTGCGAGAGGACGGCAACGTCCCAATCACCCGCGTCGAAGACATCCGGAATGGTGACGGCTATCGCACCGCGAACCACTTGCAGCGACACTTCCTGCAGATCGAAAGCGCCCCCTGTGAATGTCGGCGCGTTGCATCCGACCGGAAGTACGCTGCCCCCGGTGTCTTCCGCGGGCAACGGTAGCGTGCCGTCAAGCCATTGAGATTGTACGCATAGGAAACATGCTGGATGATCGGTCGCGAACTTCGCAACCACGCCGCCTGCGGCGCCAAGGGTTGCATATCCGATCACAAGAGGGGTTCCGATGTCTTTGCAATGGAACGCCAGCGCCTGCTGGCATTCCGTTGATGCCGACGTGTCGATCACGACGTCAACCGAGCGGATCAGCGACCGCAATTGCTGCAAGATGTTCCCTTTGAGTTGTCCCAGTTCTTGCGAGTCAGAAAGCGCCGCGCCGACTTTGGTTTGGCCGCTGGACACCTGCGTCCACGGGTAGTTTTGCTGGATGAACGCTGCGAGCACCTCGGACTTGGAAACACCCCATACCGACCGACCGAGCGGCCAGCGAACATAATTGCCGGGCTCGACGAGGTCGGGATCGAACAGGCTGATTTCCTTGAAACCGGCTCGCGCCAGCTCAATAGCGGCGAAGCTCCCGATCGCACCACATCCTATGAGCAGGGCCTTCTTACCGCGCAGCGCGCTGGCGACCGGCAATCGGCTGAACATGTCGTCGGAAATGCCATAGCCCCGGACGAAGCTGACATGGCGACGCTTGCCGACCCAACGACTAGCCAGGAAAATCCATCCATCGCCAAGACCATTCGGACCATAAGCGACCTCCTCCTCAATGAGAATCGCCGTGATACTCAAGGGGGCTTTCCCGATCTTCGTCCAGGCGCTTGCTTCACCCTGGAACAGGTTCGCCTCAGCTGCGATCAGTGCTTCCGCTTCGGCCAGGAGGGCTGCCGCGTCCCGCCCATGGGTCGGTTTCATGCGCACCCATCGGGCTGGCAGTGGCGACCACTTTCCTGTTCGCTGCGGCAGTTCGAATGGCTCTGCGAGCCAAACCCCTTTAGCAGGTTTCGTCTGCGTCAGGATCGCTTCGAAAGCTGGGCCGTCCTTCTTAGAGCGCGCTATCGGGCGATCCTGGCTGACGGCTGTCGCTGGGCCGAATTTGCCGGTTGGAGCGGCGCGCCCTTGTCCAAAGTACACGGCAGAGTTGGTTTCACCCTGGCCGTTAAAATAGGTCGAGAGCGGATCTGGATAAGGCTCCTCCGCCTTAGCCGCTTCTTCCCAAGAGCCAGCATTGCGGTGGCCGATGGCATCGAACAGCTGCTGCAACTGGCGGTCGATCATGTCAGCCACAAGTTCGTTAGGGTCCCACTGGCCATTGCCTTGGATCAAAAGGCAGAGGGCCTTGCTTTGCGGATTTTGATGGCGATCGAGTTCAAGATCGGGTGCCGTCACTTCGGGGCGGCAATAGGGATGTAACGAGGAGAACCCGACAAGTAGCCGAATATCTCCTCGCTCCTTGGCCGGCCAGATCGCTTCCAACAGGAGGAAGCCATCTGACTTGTGCTTAACCGAGACCGCAGCGCCTTGGCGTTCAAACGCGGCCAATTCGGCCCGGTACAGGCCGTCCCATAAGTCCCACCAGCCCTCGGCCGCGGTCATCTCTTCAACCAACCGGGCGGTGGGGCGGCGGGTTGGACGGCACCGGCGGACCATCCGGACGGCCGGGTGTATGGCTCGGCGGGCCTTTGGGCACATCGGGGTGCTGCGGATGATCCGGGTGGCCCGGCGGATTTCCATTGTTGTTGCTGTTCATCATGATCTCCTGAGAGGACTCTTGACGCCGTGTCATCATGGACTAGAATCGCGTTCGAGTCCTGATTTGAACTGTATGCATCAGGACTAATTTGCAAATCAAGTCCAGAAATGGACCGGGGAGCTTTTTATGGGCAATTCGCAAGCCGATGCTCGCGCGGGCATGGGAACAACCCGGATTCCGGTCGAGCTAGAGGCCTTTTTCCAGATCGCGGAACGCTGGGAGTTGACCACCGACGATCAGATCAAGCTCTTGGGCTCACCGGGCAGGTCGACATTCTTCAAATGGAAGAAAGAAGGCGGAACGATTCCGAATGATACGACGGAACGCCTCTCTCACATTTTGGCCATTTGGAAGGCCCTTCGTATCCTGTTCACGGTCGACGAACGCGGCGACGCCTGGATGCAAAAGCCCAACGAATTTTTTGATGGCCAGTCTGCCCTGGCTATTATGTTGCGGGGGGGAGTCGCAGACATATATCGAGTTCGGCAATATCTCGATGCTCAGCGTGGGGGTTGATCGCAATGGAGTTGGTCGACATCGAATGTGAACTTTACAGGCTCATTCCGTCGCGTTTCCCGCCCGTTTCTGTTTTCGGCGGCCTTGTGGCAAACGACAGGCTCGATCAACTCGCGGAGATCGAGGCGCGCACCAATCCGCGTTTACAGTCAAGTGAGCGGCTACGAGTCTTGTATGGCGATAGCGGGTCGCCGCAGCTTCAAAACTGGAATCTCGCTCCATTCAAATACCTCAACCCTGAGGGGAGCCGCTTCTTCCCACCTACCCGGCCGGCATTAGAACTTTCCGATTATCAACAGACGGCGCTCGCCGTAGCGGTCGCTCGGCGCGAGGGATTCCTGCGGCGAACAAGTGAGGCCGCACTCGGCTTGGACATGCGGATGCTCAAGACCCCCGTGGCGGGAAAGTTTGCCGACCTTTCGGAAGTTTCGCCCACCCTGGAGCGAGAAAAACGCTGGGAGATAGCAAGAGATTTGCCAGAAGCGGCGGATGGCATCATCTACTGCCCCCCTGAGCGACCGTCGCACCGCTGCTACGCGGTGTTGCGAGGCGACAGGCTTGGGCGAACGATCCAGACGGTTCACTATCGTTTCGCATGGGACGGATCCCGTATTTCAGCGGTCTACGCCTTCGATGAAGTGGGCCGGAGGTTAAATCCCGAGGACCTTTCGTCACCAGATGACGCTCTCGCTGCGTAGTCTCTTGCGGCCATTAAGCCGATCAACGGCCAGCATCGTGCTAATGGTCTGAAATGGAAGATCGGGCCGATGCGCGGTATCAGACACGACGGTCGAAAACGGAATGGCCTTTTCTGAGCCGGTAGAGAAGGGAGGGGCGATTGGCACCGGGCTCGCGACGCTTCTCTCCGGTTTCTTCCAGAAAGCCTCTTTCGATTACCTTGCGGCGGAAAGCATCGATGTTGAGCCTTTCATCCAGGACAATTTCATAGACGCCGTGTAATTCCGCCAGAGTGAACGTCGGCCCCAGGAAACGCGCAGGCAGATCGGAATAGGCGCCCTTGCCCCGCAGCCGCGCGACCGCGGCAGCAAGGATGCTGTCATGGTCGAAGGGCATTCCCCCGGCTACTTCCACTGGCTTGAGTTCCAGTCCCTCAATCTTCAACGCAGGCTCCAGTCGTTCGCGTGGGGATAATGAAAAATAGGCGACGCTGGCCGACCATCCCCGTGGATCGCGATCCGCGCCGGAGAAGGTTGAGAGCTGTTCGACATAGAGATTGGTGAGCCCCGCCTTGGTGCTGAGCACCCGCCGCGCCGTATCGCCCAGATGGCTGTCCTCACCGACATGGACATAGCCGCCGATCAAAGCCTGGCGCTCGGCGAAAGGTTCGGCGCCACGTCGGGCGCGCAGCACGCACAACCGGTCTTCGTTCAATGTCAGCGGGACGATGTCGACGGTCAGAATCGGCTTTTCGAATGACGGGCTCATAAACTGCATCTTGCATCTTATCTAATAAAATGCAAAATGACGTTTATTGAGTCGATAAGGAGATTGACCATGGGACACGGAAATTGGAGCGCCCGCGATTGGGAGGCTTATGCGGCTCGCTCGGTTCATGGCCGCAGCCGCGGCGAGCTTTTCGGCGCCCGGGGTATGGATCCAGCCTATGATCCGGCGCGGATCGGCATGCGGGAGTCGCGCGACAGCGCCGACAATCCGGATTCCACGCCAATCATCATCGGAGTCGATGTAACCGGGTCGATGGGCATGCTGGCGGAAGAGCTGGTTGTGCGCGGCCTCAATGAGACATTCACGATGTTGATGGATCGCAGGCCGGTCAGCGATCCTCATGTCATGGCGATGGCGATCGGGGATGCCTATTGCGACCGGGCGCCGTTGCAGGTCACGCAGTTCGAGGCGGATCTACGTATCGTCGAACAGTTGCGCCAGCTCTGGCTGGAAGGCGGCGGTGGCGGCAATGATGGGGAGAGCTATTGCCTTGCCCATGTCTTCGCCGGCCTCAAGACCGAGCACGACGCCATGGAGAAGCGCCGCCGCGAGGGCTTCCTGTTCACGGTCGGCGATGAACCCGTGTTGGACGGTGTCGAGCGTGATCAACTGGCTCGGGTGATGGGCATCGATGCGCGCCGGGGCATCTCGGGCCGCGAAGCGGTGAAGCTGGCCAGCGCGGGCTATGAAGTGTTTCACATCATCGTCGATGGCAGCTACGCGGCGCGCAACATGCGGAAGGTGCGGGCATCGTGGGAGGCGATCCTGCCCGAACGGGTCCTCCATCTGAAGGACCCGGCGCGGCTTGCTGAAACGATCGTTGCCACGATTGAACTGGTGAGTGGTCGCCCCGCACGAGCCGCGAGCGGCCTCGCCACCTTATTGCCCGAACCGCTGCGGCGCCTTCCCTGGGCCGGGCTGGGGAGGATTTGAGATGCGCGCCTATGCCGTGATCGGCGCGAACTATGGTGACGAGGGCAAGGGGCGGACGGTCGACTGGCTGGCTGCTTCCCTTGGCCCCGATGTCGTCGTAGTGCGCAGCAATGGTGGCGCGCAGGCAGGCCATACCGTGGTGACGGGCGGGCGGCGTCATGTGTTCCATCATTTCGGTTCGGCTACGCTGCGGCAGGGACGTACGCATCTGTCACGCTTCATGGTTTCGCATCCCATCCTCTTTGCCGATGAATGGGAGACGTTGATCGGTTTCGGCGATCCGCCACGGGTAACGGCGGATCCGCGCGGCTGGGTCACGACCCCCTGGGACATGATGGTCAATCAGGCGGTGGAGTTGGCGCGCGGTGGCCATCGGCATGGTAGCTGTGGTCTTGGTTTTGGAGAGACGGTAGGGCGCTCCGAGCAGACTTCCTTCGCGGTGACAGTTGCAGATCTTTGTAGGCCTGATCTTGTGGGTAAGCTGCGAGCAATCCGGAATGAATGGCTGCCTGTGCGCTGCGCGGAACTCGGCATCGAGCTGAGCTCTGGTCCGCTGGCATTTGCGGCGGCCGATGCTTTGCTTGAGCGCTTCGTAGAGCAGTGCCGGGCTTTTTCGGAACGGGTTGTGCTGCAGTCCGATGCCGATCTGCCCAGAATGGGGCCGATCATCTTCGAAGCAGCGCAGGGCTTACTTCTCGACCAGGGTGCAGCTGGTTTCCCATTCGTCACGCGCTCCAGTACGGGTCTTGCCAACATCACTGCCATCGCCACAGAGGCGGGGCTTGGGGAGCTTGAAGCGGTCTACGTCACCCGCTGCTATCTCACCCGTCATGGACGTGGAGGGATGGAGGATGAAAGGTCGATTGACCAATGGTTCAGCGTAGATGATGCAACCAACCTTCCCAATCCTTGGCAGGAAACCGTGCGCTTCGGCCTTCTCGATCCGGCTCGTCTCGGCCGCCGTATCGCGGCTGACCTGGCCGTGGCCGGGGATACTATGGCCGTCACGCCGTCGCTTGCGATCACATGTCTGGATCAGGCCAGGGATGATCGCTTGGGGTGGATCGACGGCGCTGAGGTGCGAAGCGGGCCAGTGCGAGAGATGATGGCGGAGCTTGAGATGGCTACCCGCCTTCCATGGACCGCTGAATTTTGGGCTCCAAGCAACGAATGAAGTCAAAAGTTCAATCATCCGCGTTGCCATTGGCGCGAATACGGCGATTGTCGAGGAGCGGCGGATGCTGGCTATCAGTGCGATAGGTGGCCATCTACTGTGACCGGAAATGTCGCATTTGACTGACAAAGGCGAAAGAAAAGGAGCGTCTATGAAAAAGCCGGTGAGCGTCGCCAGTCTGAGCGAATTTGGAAGAGTGCGGCTGTCAAAGTCGTTTTTCATGCGCGACTTTTTGTTCTCAGACATCGCGGCGATCCACGGGCTTCCAAATGTACCTGATGACCCTGACCTCGCCATCGAGGCGGGCAGCCGCCTGTGTCAGGATCTGCTTGAGCCGCTACAGGACCGCTTCGGCCGGCTGGCCATACGCTCGGCATTCCGCTCCTGCGACGTCAACGGACTTGGCTCCGAGATGATGAATGCCGGTAAAGCGGGCTATAACTGCGCCTCCAACGAGCGGAACTACGCGAGCCATATTTGGGATCGGAAGCGTGACGGTATGATGGGAGCGACGGCCTGTATCGTTGTTCCGTCTTTTTGGGATGCCTTCCAGGAGGAGGGCGATTGGCAGAAGCTCGCATGGTGGATCCATGATCATCTGCCTTACTCCAGTCTCTACTTCTTTCCCAAATACTGGGCTTTCAACATTTCCTGGTTCGAACAACCGGCCAGAACGATCCACAGCTACACCAGCCCAAAAGGCTGTCTGACGAAGCCCGGAATGGAGAATCATGTCAGCACGCATGAGCATGAATGGGCCGGAATAGAAAAAGCGATGAAATCTTAATCGGCGCGCTGACCGCGTCATTTGGTGCATGCGCCGCGCGCTAGGAGAGGGGGCGGTGCTTTCAGTGGGTCAGACGTTGTCGTCGATCATACCGATGATTGGGAAAACTTGCTTGATCTGGCCGTGGGGGATCGATGCCGTCGCCTGTTCGCGATATTGTTTTAGCTCAATAAGGTTGCGATCGCGGGCGAGCAGTCGACCGGCGGTCCACAATGAGCGTTCTGTTTCATCTCGCAACTGGATCAGCACATCTGCATTGATCGATGCCGGTTTGACGCGGTCGAGTAGTACCCGCTCGCCGGCTCTGAAACGCGGTTCCATAGCTTCGCCAGGGA
It includes:
- a CDS encoding McrB family protein encodes the protein MNEFDDPESLQLLQPNVPRGGVALSAEIEQQVSRRSDGTSGVPDASLESALKRVPADLLHELRSAWGLNHAGPIWVVGRVWVKILSDGRELWFLDDIEHPESGVGLLYPTLPGVSGRDVADASAAFVPPGPSRKVIGQRAAEAGNQWAIAELELSSLTERRKRRNPWLLNVRSGSMRPLAEAPAEWQIAASGAESARRISSLARHEIENHVRKSILEEDEELARRHADNVEALGRLDAERRQAQDDALVARAEIEAELAKHRQNAVEAETAAADLQVRLGVEKQRFAMYRSTMEQEKQLMEITYRRLTDLLTEKGNRLIALGLADADDVAALLPDIAVAQDERLGVSFMDALGGDYARLAPLLQRSLADSGLLYSQAQLRDFLALLRTRDLIVLAGDSGSGKTSLVRAAATVIGGRCTVIPVKPNWTGPEDLLGYYNPIERSYQSTPFLLALQAAARSPHVPHFICLDEMNLARVEHYFADFLSLLESRSTSPEIHLYTADEERHVVVEQGIFLGVEAEARRRSGLADTATLEEILRHDQANAELHRLGGLADNESVLIHHARLRRSLSAQLRMPTSLTLPGNVWIFGAVNMDDTTHQLSPKVLDRVQVLRFRNPMLADWDAIEREVQDASEALPPLDGPLRMLPHELGSRAEYPAFDRSDANVMFLSQIARQYLDPLGVEFGLRAVRQSQGYISAATAAGISTDEALDNVIKHKILPKLAFDSARPAANGRPRRELLMELSAELTRRFENARLDPDTSSVSDLERMIKLAEGNNGIINYWLR
- a CDS encoding Mov34/MPN/PAD-1 family protein, encoding MTLWLSATANLRILELGTAFHPLETGGVMLGWHDGEDRIVARVIGPGPRAMHGRHAFIPDHAWQLEQIGKAFSASAGDLDYLGDWHTHPDTPAVMSNEDHMTLRRIAKRVPRAAMLITSLSEERFESRAWTYNKPGLLARARSVETDVRIFEPPEEWGLEKIGGPNLQ
- a CDS encoding ThiF family adenylyltransferase — protein: MTAAEGWWDLWDGLYRAELAAFERQGAAVSVKHKSDGFLLLEAIWPAKERGDIRLLVGFSSLHPYCRPEVTAPDLELDRHQNPQSKALCLLIQGNGQWDPNELVADMIDRQLQQLFDAIGHRNAGSWEEAAKAEEPYPDPLSTYFNGQGETNSAVYFGQGRAAPTGKFGPATAVSQDRPIARSKKDGPAFEAILTQTKPAKGVWLAEPFELPQRTGKWSPLPARWVRMKPTHGRDAAALLAEAEALIAAEANLFQGEASAWTKIGKAPLSITAILIEEEVAYGPNGLGDGWIFLASRWVGKRRHVSFVRGYGISDDMFSRLPVASALRGKKALLIGCGAIGSFAAIELARAGFKEISLFDPDLVEPGNYVRWPLGRSVWGVSKSEVLAAFIQQNYPWTQVSSGQTKVGAALSDSQELGQLKGNILQQLRSLIRSVDVVIDTSASTECQQALAFHCKDIGTPLVIGYATLGAAGGVVAKFATDHPACFLCVQSQWLDGTLPLPAEDTGGSVLPVGCNAPTFTGGAFDLQEVSLQVVRGAIAVTIPDVFDAGDWDVAVLSHFKDGRRVLPTWEVGHARAHPVCCGREVA
- a CDS encoding MbcA/ParS/Xre antitoxin family protein, with amino-acid sequence MGNSQADARAGMGTTRIPVELEAFFQIAERWELTTDDQIKLLGSPGRSTFFKWKKEGGTIPNDTTERLSHILAIWKALRILFTVDERGDAWMQKPNEFFDGQSALAIMLRGGVADIYRVRQYLDAQRGG
- a CDS encoding RES family NAD+ phosphorylase, whose product is MELVDIECELYRLIPSRFPPVSVFGGLVANDRLDQLAEIEARTNPRLQSSERLRVLYGDSGSPQLQNWNLAPFKYLNPEGSRFFPPTRPALELSDYQQTALAVAVARREGFLRRTSEAALGLDMRMLKTPVAGKFADLSEVSPTLEREKRWEIARDLPEAADGIIYCPPERPSHRCYAVLRGDRLGRTIQTVHYRFAWDGSRISAVYAFDEVGRRLNPEDLSSPDDALAA
- a CDS encoding NUDIX hydrolase yields the protein MSPSFEKPILTVDIVPLTLNEDRLCVLRARRGAEPFAERQALIGGYVHVGEDSHLGDTARRVLSTKAGLTNLYVEQLSTFSGADRDPRGWSASVAYFSLSPRERLEPALKIEGLELKPVEVAGGMPFDHDSILAAAVARLRGKGAYSDLPARFLGPTFTLAELHGVYEIVLDERLNIDAFRRKVIERGFLEETGEKRREPGANRPSLLYRLRKGHSVFDRRV
- a CDS encoding adenylosuccinate synthetase yields the protein MRAYAVIGANYGDEGKGRTVDWLAASLGPDVVVVRSNGGAQAGHTVVTGGRRHVFHHFGSATLRQGRTHLSRFMVSHPILFADEWETLIGFGDPPRVTADPRGWVTTPWDMMVNQAVELARGGHRHGSCGLGFGETVGRSEQTSFAVTVADLCRPDLVGKLRAIRNEWLPVRCAELGIELSSGPLAFAAADALLERFVEQCRAFSERVVLQSDADLPRMGPIIFEAAQGLLLDQGAAGFPFVTRSSTGLANITAIATEAGLGELEAVYVTRCYLTRHGRGGMEDERSIDQWFSVDDATNLPNPWQETVRFGLLDPARLGRRIAADLAVAGDTMAVTPSLAITCLDQARDDRLGWIDGAEVRSGPVREMMAELEMATRLPWTAEFWAPSNE